A genomic region of Nitrosopumilaceae archaeon contains the following coding sequences:
- a CDS encoding asparagine synthase-related protein, whose protein sequence is MLQEICSNLHKLLSTVVNNCRSESIALSGGLDSSILAFCLNDKKVNTFTTISKDFISTDLVYSQLVAKQIGLPLEVQTASIEQLLYAIDKTIKILKVFNPIEIRNAIVMFLTINMVKEKGYSSIITGDGADELFAGYHFFQKLTPVELQKDLERIWQVMHFPTKVIGESIGVDVEMPFLNDSIVEYAKSIPADLKVREENGKKFGKWILRKSFEGIIPKEIVWREKSAMQDGSGTAGLTSFFGNNISDSVFKDKLLLYLETEKVRLGTKESLYYYEIYRKYYDPPAFLGVSKPRCPECNGAIPTGSHFCRMCGSFPI, encoded by the coding sequence ATGTTGCAAGAAATTTGTTCAAATCTTCACAAACTGCTCTCTACAGTAGTAAATAATTGTAGATCAGAAAGCATTGCGTTATCGGGAGGGTTGGATAGTTCAATTTTGGCTTTTTGTCTAAATGATAAAAAAGTTAACACATTTACTACTATATCCAAGGACTTTATTTCTACAGATTTGGTATATTCGCAGTTAGTGGCAAAACAAATTGGATTGCCATTAGAGGTACAAACCGCATCAATAGAACAATTGTTATATGCTATAGATAAAACAATAAAAATTCTCAAAGTCTTTAATCCTATAGAAATTCGTAATGCAATTGTCATGTTTTTGACAATTAATATGGTAAAGGAAAAAGGCTATTCTAGTATAATTACAGGTGATGGAGCAGATGAACTTTTTGCAGGTTATCATTTCTTTCAAAAACTGACACCTGTAGAACTGCAAAAGGATTTGGAAAGAATATGGCAGGTAATGCACTTTCCTACTAAAGTAATTGGTGAATCTATTGGAGTTGACGTTGAAATGCCATTTCTTAATGATTCTATTGTTGAATATGCAAAGTCAATACCTGCAGATCTCAAAGTACGTGAAGAAAATGGTAAAAAATTTGGAAAGTGGATTCTAAGAAAATCTTTCGAAGGAATAATTCCTAAGGAAATAGTTTGGAGAGAAAAATCAGCTATGCAGGACGGTTCTGGAACTGCAGGACTGACATCATTTTTTGGTAATAATATTTCTGATTCTGTGTTTAAAGACAAACTTTTACTTTATCTTGAAACTGAGAAAGTGAGATTAGGAACAAAAGAATCTCTTTATTATTATGAGATATATCGCAAATATTACGACCCTCCTGCCTTTTTAGGAGTATCAAAACCCAGATGTCCAGAATGTAATGGTGCCATCCCAACAGGTTCGCACTTTTGTCGTATGTGTGGAAGTTTTCCTATCTAG
- a CDS encoding TlpA family protein disulfide reductase translates to MVAKIGAKAPNLKISNWVQGLPTNIEKEKDNVILVEVFQVNCPGCFLYGIPQSIDIYSKYRKKGLIVLGMATAFEDYDKNTLQNLELLLSKGEVIGETLKALGQYGHLVLENKLPYKIPFPVGMDSLIKETGTINQERISGFIDANVPDFNAYDEHSKAEIIEKIKQYLKSKEYSAETFEEYALRGTPSSILIDKKGILRDVSFGQNEFLEEKIQNLLKE, encoded by the coding sequence ATGGTTGCAAAAATAGGTGCAAAAGCCCCGAATCTTAAAATTTCAAATTGGGTACAAGGGTTGCCAACAAACATCGAAAAGGAGAAAGATAACGTAATACTTGTAGAAGTTTTTCAGGTCAATTGTCCAGGTTGTTTTCTGTATGGAATTCCTCAATCTATTGACATTTACAGTAAGTACCGTAAAAAAGGATTGATTGTACTTGGAATGGCAACTGCCTTTGAGGATTATGATAAAAACACATTACAAAACTTGGAGCTTTTGCTTTCTAAAGGAGAAGTGATTGGAGAAACTCTCAAAGCACTTGGGCAATATGGTCATTTGGTGCTTGAGAACAAATTACCTTATAAAATTCCGTTTCCAGTAGGAATGGATTCCCTAATAAAAGAAACAGGAACAATAAATCAAGAAAGAATATCTGGTTTCATTGATGCAAATGTTCCGGATTTTAATGCATATGATGAACATTCCAAAGCAGAGATAATTGAAAAAATCAAACAATATCTAAAAAGTAAAGAATACTCAGCTGAAACTTTTGAAGAATATGCATTAAGGGGAACCCCATCTTCCATCCTCATTGATAAAAAGGGAATACTACGAGATGTGAGCTTTGGCCAGAATGAATTTCTGGAAGAAAAAATCCAGAATTTATTAAAAGAGTAA
- a CDS encoding CoA-binding protein — protein sequence MEKDAHTDEQIKKFYELKNIAVVGMSKNPEKAAHYVPKYLAEKGYNIIPVNPTADEILGKKCYHELSDIPERVDIVDVFRPSEQVMPVINEAIKLKPKVIWLQEGIHNIEAESLAQKADIEVIFNRCMLAEHQRLF from the coding sequence GTGGAAAAAGACGCTCATACTGATGAACAGATAAAAAAATTCTATGAACTAAAAAATATAGCTGTGGTTGGAATGTCGAAAAATCCTGAAAAAGCTGCGCATTATGTACCAAAATATCTTGCTGAAAAAGGATACAACATAATTCCAGTAAATCCCACTGCGGATGAAATTTTGGGTAAAAAGTGTTACCATGAACTTTCTGACATACCTGAACGTGTTGACATTGTTGATGTGTTTAGACCATCAGAACAAGTTATGCCAGTAATTAATGAGGCAATAAAACTAAAGCCAAAAGTAATATGGTTGCAAGAAGGAATACACAACATTGAAGCTGAATCTCTAGCACAAAAAGCTGACATTGAAGTAATTTTTAATAGATGCATGTTAGCAGAACATCAGCGACTCTTTTAA
- a CDS encoding YHS domain-containing protein yields the protein MPVDPVCGIELDESLALVHEYKGKKYYFCCHGCKRIFVKKPNKWKKD from the coding sequence ATGCCAGTAGACCCTGTTTGTGGAATTGAACTTGATGAGAGCCTGGCGTTAGTACACGAATACAAGGGAAAAAAGTATTATTTTTGTTGCCATGGATGTAAACGTATTTTTGTTAAAAAGCCAAACAAGTGGAAAAAAGACTAG
- a CDS encoding DUF2203 domain-containing protein — MFSYFSIKDANEILPVVIKKFKNILNMKNEVFKIQSEMENNPKYMSSFKDYVIKKQELNLALSDFYKSIEDLEKMGVMIKSIDEGLLDFPSQRFEEEVWLCWKEGETEIKFWHGKDEGFMGRKPLSISDESLV, encoded by the coding sequence ATGTTTTCATATTTTAGTATAAAAGATGCAAATGAGATTCTTCCAGTTGTTATTAAAAAGTTTAAAAATATTCTCAATATGAAAAATGAGGTTTTCAAAATTCAAAGCGAAATGGAAAACAACCCAAAGTACATGTCAAGCTTCAAAGATTATGTAATAAAAAAACAAGAACTTAATTTAGCATTATCCGATTTTTATAAATCCATTGAAGATTTAGAGAAAATGGGTGTGATGATTAAAAGCATAGATGAAGGTCTGCTAGATTTTCCATCACAAAGGTTTGAAGAAGAAGTGTGGCTTTGTTGGAAAGAAGGGGAGACCGAAATCAAATTCTGGCATGGAAAGGACGAAGGATTTATGGGAAGAAAACCACTTAGTATAAGTGACGAGTCTTTAGTGTAA
- a CDS encoding Rieske (2Fe-2S) protein yields the protein MVWKKVAEKNDISLGKGKEFLVDGKRIAIFNQDGFHALDSVCVHQDGSLAPGKLEGDIVECPLHFWHYNIKTGELQDYIKGIKLKTYNVEAKNDGIYIDV from the coding sequence ATGGTATGGAAAAAAGTTGCAGAAAAAAATGACATTTCACTAGGAAAAGGCAAGGAATTCTTGGTAGATGGAAAACGAATAGCGATCTTTAACCAAGATGGATTTCATGCACTAGATTCCGTATGTGTTCATCAAGATGGTTCACTTGCACCTGGAAAGTTAGAAGGAGATATTGTTGAATGCCCATTACATTTTTGGCATTATAACATTAAAACCGGAGAATTACAGGATTACATCAAAGGAATCAAACTAAAAACTTACAATGTAGAAGCAAAAAACGATGGCATTTACATTGATGTATGA
- the cysS gene encoding cysteine--tRNA ligase → MKIFDTLTAKEEDLDTSGIVRIYVCGVTVYDESHIGHARTIIVFDTLRRFLESDGFKVKFIQNFTDVDDKIINRAKQENIPPLELSSKFITRYFEDFDRLNIKRADNYPKATDHIQEMIDLIKSLIEKNFAYVSKNGVYFSVSKFKEYGKLSKKKIEDLVSGARIEVDETKNDPLDFALWKFASDQPNWQSPWGDGRPGWHIECSAMSLKYLGENFEIHGGGRDLIFPHHENEIAQSESYTGKNFAKIWMHAGMVTINSEKMSKSLGNTKSIEHVLKNWGPNIIRLFCLSGHYSKPIDYSEDALKETIIKWRQVENCYAELNSPEKDELVRPFDDLNKQWVMVADSYKKEFKTALNSDFNTSLALNVFFRFVKDVNNFVASEKNIPQSFSNIIIPEFEKMLEILGLKISKISDEEKNIINELIVKRNKYRDEKQYQKADEIRKQISDMGIVLIDHKTRTLLLKQEKIGVES, encoded by the coding sequence TTGAAAATTTTTGATACCCTGACAGCAAAAGAAGAAGATCTTGACACATCAGGAATTGTTAGAATTTATGTTTGTGGTGTGACCGTGTATGATGAAAGTCATATAGGTCATGCAAGAACCATCATAGTGTTTGACACACTAAGAAGATTCCTAGAATCAGATGGATTCAAAGTCAAATTCATACAAAATTTTACTGATGTGGATGATAAAATAATAAATCGTGCAAAACAAGAAAACATTCCACCATTAGAACTTAGTTCAAAGTTCATTACACGTTATTTTGAGGATTTTGATAGACTAAATATCAAAAGGGCAGACAATTATCCAAAAGCGACAGACCACATACAAGAAATGATAGATTTAATCAAGAGTCTCATAGAGAAAAATTTTGCATATGTATCAAAGAACGGAGTATATTTTTCCGTATCAAAGTTCAAAGAATACGGAAAGCTTTCAAAAAAGAAGATAGAAGATCTGGTGTCAGGAGCAAGAATTGAAGTTGATGAAACAAAAAATGACCCTCTAGATTTTGCGTTGTGGAAGTTTGCAAGTGATCAGCCAAACTGGCAAAGTCCATGGGGAGATGGAAGACCTGGCTGGCACATAGAATGCTCTGCGATGAGTCTCAAATATCTGGGCGAGAATTTTGAAATCCATGGTGGAGGAAGAGATCTCATTTTCCCTCATCATGAAAATGAGATTGCACAGTCTGAATCGTATACTGGAAAAAATTTTGCTAAAATCTGGATGCATGCTGGCATGGTAACAATAAACAGTGAAAAAATGTCAAAATCACTAGGCAATACTAAATCAATTGAACATGTCTTGAAAAACTGGGGGCCAAACATAATTAGGTTATTTTGTCTTTCAGGACATTATTCCAAACCAATCGATTATTCAGAAGATGCCCTTAAAGAGACCATAATAAAATGGCGTCAGGTTGAAAACTGCTATGCCGAATTGAATTCACCAGAGAAAGACGAATTGGTTAGACCGTTTGATGATTTAAATAAACAATGGGTAATGGTTGCTGATAGTTATAAAAAAGAGTTTAAAACAGCATTAAATTCTGATTTCAATACGTCTCTAGCCCTTAATGTATTTTTTAGATTTGTAAAGGATGTAAACAACTTTGTTGCATCAGAAAAAAATATACCTCAATCATTTTCAAATATTATCATACCAGAATTTGAGAAAATGCTAGAAATCCTGGGGTTAAAAATATCAAAAATTTCAGATGAAGAAAAAAATATCATAAATGAACTTATCGTAAAACGTAATAAATACAGAGATGAAAAACAATACCAAAAAGCTGACGAGATCAGAAAGCAAATATCTGATATGGGCATAGTGTTAATTGATCATAAGACCAGAACTCTTTTGTTAAAACAAGAAAAAATAGGTGTAGAAAGTTAG
- a CDS encoding redox-regulated ATPase YchF → MPIRIGLIGKTNTGKTTFFNAATLSHSEISTYPFTTKKPERAMGNAITPCVHTEFNVQDQPQNSKCMDGWRFIPIELIDLPGLIKDAWAGKGLGNQFLSVATQSDALLHVVDVSGSVDASGKITDVGNGDPIADVSDIEEELIMWYLKLLEGNRDKISKLIHSETEPLTALADVFRGIGVKENHVKEALKITGLENKDFDNFDMHDSKKFSARLRHISKPTLIVANKIDLPGADKNFDRLREKYVDTIIIPASADSELSLRRAEQKGLIKYVPGSEQFEILHKNELNEKQLEALNFITQGILGEYMRTGVQFAINVTVFKLLKMNSIYPVANAEKLSDKKGRVLPDLILMKDGSTVEDLAKEIHSDLTKGLLYAKDVRYGVRLPTGYQLRDRDVVSLVSAMTKKS, encoded by the coding sequence ATGCCAATTCGAATTGGCCTTATTGGTAAAACCAATACCGGTAAGACTACATTTTTTAACGCTGCAACTCTTTCCCATTCTGAAATCTCTACCTATCCTTTCACAACAAAAAAACCAGAAAGAGCCATGGGTAATGCAATAACTCCATGTGTTCATACTGAATTTAATGTTCAAGACCAACCACAAAATTCAAAATGTATGGATGGTTGGCGCTTTATTCCTATTGAATTAATCGATCTTCCAGGCTTGATAAAAGATGCTTGGGCTGGAAAAGGATTAGGTAATCAATTCCTCTCAGTCGCAACTCAATCTGACGCATTATTGCATGTTGTTGATGTCTCAGGAAGTGTGGATGCATCTGGAAAGATCACTGATGTAGGAAATGGTGATCCTATTGCAGATGTTTCAGACATTGAAGAAGAATTGATAATGTGGTACCTTAAACTTCTTGAAGGTAACAGAGATAAAATCTCAAAACTAATTCATTCAGAAACAGAACCATTGACTGCTTTGGCAGATGTATTTCGAGGAATTGGAGTAAAAGAAAATCATGTAAAAGAGGCATTAAAGATAACTGGTCTAGAAAACAAAGATTTTGATAATTTTGATATGCATGATAGTAAAAAATTTTCTGCGCGCTTGCGTCATATCTCTAAACCAACTTTGATAGTTGCAAACAAGATTGATTTGCCAGGTGCAGACAAAAACTTTGATAGATTACGAGAAAAATATGTTGACACGATAATTATTCCTGCAAGTGCAGATAGCGAGCTTTCTTTACGAAGGGCAGAACAGAAAGGCCTCATAAAATATGTGCCAGGCTCAGAGCAGTTTGAAATTCTGCACAAAAATGAATTAAATGAAAAACAGCTAGAAGCATTGAATTTCATAACGCAAGGTATACTAGGTGAATACATGCGAACAGGTGTTCAGTTTGCAATTAACGTGACTGTCTTCAAGTTGTTAAAAATGAATTCAATATACCCTGTGGCAAATGCTGAAAAACTATCCGACAAAAAGGGAAGAGTGCTACCAGATCTTATCTTAATGAAAGATGGATCCACAGTGGAGGATTTGGCAAAGGAGATACATTCTGACTTAACAAAGGGACTGTTGTATGCAAAAGATGTAAGATATGGAGTGAGATTGCCTACTGGTTATCAGTTGCGTGACAGGGATGTAGTATCTCTTGTTAGTGCAATGACAAAAAAATCCTAA
- a CDS encoding NAD+ synthase produces the protein MNQSILEEITKQSYDSIQNKIGKFLVEEVSQRQAFGLVFGLSGGIDSAVIAVLCSKFLKDKSLALIMPDSKATPKIDTEDAIKLVDKLGIEYKLIDIGFINKEYSKYLEPNPFSFGNLSARIRANILYYYANARKYLVLGSSDKSEFLIGYFTKFGDGASDLLPIASLYKTQIRQFAKFLGISDSIISKKSSPGLWEGHVAEAEIGLNYDEIDAILYCLFDKKFSIQETVNLTGIDNLAVDKIYKMYKNNEHKRITPKICQI, from the coding sequence TTGAATCAGAGCATCTTAGAAGAAATTACAAAACAATCCTATGATTCCATACAAAATAAAATTGGGAAATTTCTTGTAGAAGAAGTATCCCAAAGGCAAGCATTTGGACTAGTTTTTGGATTAAGCGGCGGAATAGATTCAGCTGTTATAGCAGTATTGTGTTCAAAATTTCTCAAAGACAAATCACTTGCACTAATAATGCCAGATTCAAAGGCCACACCTAAAATCGATACAGAGGACGCAATAAAACTTGTAGACAAGTTAGGTATAGAGTACAAGTTAATTGATATTGGTTTTATCAATAAAGAATATTCAAAGTACCTAGAACCAAATCCATTCTCGTTTGGAAATCTCAGTGCTAGAATTAGAGCAAACATTTTGTATTATTATGCAAATGCTAGAAAATATCTTGTACTAGGGTCTAGTGATAAAAGTGAGTTTCTCATAGGATATTTTACAAAATTTGGTGATGGTGCGTCTGATTTGTTACCTATTGCATCACTTTACAAAACTCAGATCAGACAATTTGCAAAATTTCTTGGAATTTCTGATTCCATAATATCAAAGAAAAGCAGCCCTGGCCTTTGGGAGGGACATGTTGCAGAAGCTGAAATCGGTCTAAATTATGATGAGATAGATGCAATTCTTTATTGTTTATTTGATAAAAAATTTTCAATTCAAGAGACAGTTAACCTTACTGGCATTGATAATTTAGCTGTTGATAAAATCTACAAAATGTACAAAAATAACGAACACAAGAGAATAACACCAAAGATTTGTCAGATATAA
- a CDS encoding prenyltransferase: MLSSWFRVIRVKFLLASVIAVCLGLAINWWQHQTIDILYGILTFVGVMALHASVDLLNDYWDFKRNIDTKTQRTKFSGGTGVLPEGLLKPNDVYRAGIIFLIIGSAVGGYFIFEKGITIAIILVFAIISIYFYSTRIVDSGLGEIFVAIKGAMIVLGTFFVQTSHITVEPILGGIVVGVLSSLVLFVNSFPDFDADKAGGRKTLVIMLGKKKASNAVWVFPIIAYGVIILGTATHVFPILSLITLLTIPLLMKSGLRLKQNFDDLDKIVPAMGLFVSYSRITGLLLVLSFLFLPK, translated from the coding sequence ATGCTATCTAGTTGGTTTAGAGTAATCAGAGTAAAGTTTCTTCTTGCCTCAGTGATTGCAGTTTGTCTTGGTCTTGCCATAAATTGGTGGCAACACCAAACCATCGACATCCTATATGGCATCTTAACATTTGTCGGAGTTATGGCGTTGCATGCAAGCGTAGATTTGCTTAATGATTATTGGGATTTCAAGCGTAACATAGATACAAAAACACAAAGAACCAAGTTCAGTGGCGGTACTGGTGTATTACCAGAAGGGTTACTAAAACCAAATGATGTTTACCGAGCTGGAATAATTTTCCTAATCATAGGTTCTGCAGTAGGAGGCTATTTTATTTTTGAAAAAGGAATAACCATTGCAATCATACTTGTATTTGCCATAATTTCCATTTACTTTTATTCCACAAGAATTGTTGATTCTGGATTAGGCGAAATTTTTGTAGCCATAAAGGGTGCCATGATTGTACTTGGTACATTTTTTGTACAAACTTCTCACATTACAGTTGAACCCATACTTGGTGGAATTGTTGTCGGGGTGTTATCCTCACTAGTATTATTTGTCAATTCGTTTCCTGATTTTGATGCTGACAAAGCAGGCGGTAGAAAAACTCTAGTCATAATGCTAGGTAAAAAAAAGGCATCTAATGCAGTATGGGTTTTCCCAATTATTGCATATGGTGTCATAATATTAGGAACAGCTACGCATGTGTTTCCAATTCTTTCACTGATAACCTTGCTTACAATTCCACTATTAATGAAATCAGGATTGAGGTTGAAACAAAATTTTGATGATCTTGATAAAATCGTTCCAGCAATGGGTTTGTTTGTATCATATAGCAGGATTACAGGATTGTTACTTGTCCTAAGTTTTCTTTTTTTGCCAAAATAA
- a CDS encoding arginase family protein codes for MKICWANTNNFDDSDIVIIGIPDESKSHALRKGSSEAPDKIREISCIRDTYTRGDKTSLGLPILGIKKKIYDYGNVKKPEIGNVIDNIISKSKIPISIGGDHSISLEIIKSISKKLGPISLVYFDAHPDFIGSTQNYYGSVFYDSLSYIDLKSSLQIGIRTPEQEEIENLKKYDVTVITPLDIIKNGIVETEKTIANKIGKNVYVSFDMDAIDPAYAPGVSVPVPMGLRNTEAIYLLKSLAKRAIGIDIMEVCPNYDVKDRTSHLASRMIAEIISSI; via the coding sequence ATGAAGATTTGTTGGGCAAACACGAATAATTTTGATGATTCAGATATTGTCATAATAGGAATCCCAGACGAATCAAAATCACATGCACTAAGAAAAGGATCGTCTGAGGCGCCAGACAAGATTCGCGAAATTTCTTGCATCAGGGACACATACACCAGAGGTGACAAGACATCACTAGGATTGCCTATTTTAGGAATAAAAAAGAAAATTTATGATTACGGGAATGTGAAAAAACCCGAAATAGGAAACGTAATAGATAACATAATTTCAAAATCTAAAATTCCAATATCAATAGGTGGTGATCATTCTATTTCTTTAGAAATAATAAAATCAATTTCAAAAAAATTAGGCCCAATTTCTTTGGTTTATTTTGATGCCCATCCTGATTTTATTGGCTCTACTCAAAATTATTATGGTTCGGTCTTTTATGATTCATTATCTTACATTGATCTAAAATCAAGCCTACAGATTGGTATTAGAACCCCAGAACAAGAAGAAATTGAAAATCTAAAAAAATACGATGTCACTGTAATTACTCCTCTAGATATAATAAAAAATGGAATAGTGGAAACAGAAAAAACCATAGCGAATAAGATTGGAAAAAATGTGTATGTATCTTTTGACATGGATGCAATAGATCCAGCTTATGCACCTGGAGTATCAGTTCCAGTTCCAATGGGTCTGCGTAATACTGAAGCCATATATTTGCTCAAATCACTTGCAAAAAGAGCAATTGGTATAGATATAATGGAGGTTTGTCCAAATTATGATGTTAAGGATAGAACGTCACACTTGGCATCAAGAATGATTGCAGAAATCATATCATCAATTTAA
- a CDS encoding biotin--[acetyl-CoA-carboxylase] ligase, with protein MYTSFDNTSLVKIVTLLKSHKSEYLSGQDLSDSLKLSRAAVWKHVKKLQSLGYKIDSKPKSGYKLIKTTDLLLPWEISDGLQTKFIGKRIYYFDTLDSTQNFAIELASKKIESGTIVISEKQTHGRGRLDRKWVSPSGGIWLSLILHPEFEISVSTLFPLITSLALAIAIEKILKIKPKLKWPNDVTVGNKKVAGILIDASIESGKIDYLVLGIGINFKINPTEIEKMIKHTANYYGVTTLLKKNENMNPIKLVQRFLVELEKLYQISLKNDLKNIMQEWTKRSSTIGKSISIKLPDEKLSGKALRIDDDGALVISSKDKIRRVIVGDIT; from the coding sequence GTGTATACCTCATTTGATAATACATCCCTTGTCAAGATAGTTACTCTACTCAAATCTCATAAATCAGAATACCTATCAGGTCAAGACTTGAGCGATTCTCTAAAGCTAAGTCGTGCTGCAGTTTGGAAACATGTCAAAAAACTGCAATCATTAGGATACAAGATAGACTCAAAACCAAAATCAGGATACAAATTAATCAAAACAACAGATTTGCTTCTGCCTTGGGAAATAAGTGATGGTCTTCAAACAAAATTCATTGGTAAAAGAATTTACTATTTTGATACACTTGACTCTACACAAAATTTTGCAATTGAACTTGCTTCAAAAAAAATTGAGAGTGGAACAATAGTGATTTCAGAAAAACAGACACATGGGAGAGGAAGACTGGATAGGAAATGGGTTTCTCCAAGTGGTGGTATTTGGCTATCATTGATTTTACATCCAGAGTTTGAGATTTCAGTGTCTACGCTATTTCCTCTCATTACTTCACTTGCTCTTGCCATTGCAATTGAAAAAATTTTAAAAATTAAACCAAAATTGAAATGGCCAAACGATGTAACAGTTGGCAATAAAAAAGTTGCAGGCATATTGATTGATGCCTCTATAGAATCTGGTAAAATTGATTATTTGGTACTTGGTATTGGAATTAATTTCAAAATTAATCCTACTGAGATTGAAAAAATGATCAAGCACACAGCCAATTATTATGGTGTTACGACTCTTCTTAAGAAAAATGAAAACATGAATCCTATAAAATTAGTTCAAAGATTTCTTGTAGAACTTGAAAAACTCTATCAAATTTCATTAAAAAATGATCTAAAGAACATCATGCAAGAATGGACAAAACGATCTTCAACAATTGGAAAATCAATTTCTATAAAATTGCCAGATGAAAAGTTGAGTGGAAAAGCACTTAGAATAGATGATGATGGTGCACTTGTCATATCAAGCAAAGATAAAATACGTAGAGTTATTGTAGGCGATATAACTTAA
- a CDS encoding aldo/keto reductase, with amino-acid sequence MITGYATPEGTLNFAKRNQSAAKNHFRLFSGLTLSSIGIGTYLGNVDNITDNLVKEAIKKSVLSAINVIDTAINYRSQKAERSVGRAVSELLEEGKAKREELFISTKNGYVTNDGDVNEEFWQYIHNILVKPGVIKSNDISSGYHCMTIPYLEQQLNQSLKNLGLGCVDLIYLHNAAEGQLQDIPKEEFMKKLKNVFEFYEKQRKSGTIRYYGMATWDCFRVPNEHPQHILLSDVIRLAKEVGGNEHGFRFIQLPYNMYLDQALILKNQIVNDSKASILETAINLGIGVFASVPLMQAKLLKPNTIPEFGNLQKPSHRALQFVRSTPGIIAPLVGQKTADHVNENLELIKIEPLSNTEFTDMIKKLSS; translated from the coding sequence ATGATTACAGGCTATGCTACACCCGAAGGTACTTTGAATTTTGCAAAAAGGAATCAGTCTGCTGCAAAGAACCATTTTAGACTATTCAGTGGACTGACTCTATCATCAATAGGTATTGGAACATATCTTGGAAATGTTGACAATATCACGGATAATCTAGTAAAGGAAGCTATCAAAAAATCAGTTCTTTCTGCAATAAACGTAATTGATACTGCAATAAATTATCGCTCTCAAAAAGCAGAAAGATCGGTAGGCAGAGCAGTATCAGAATTATTAGAAGAAGGCAAAGCCAAACGAGAAGAGTTGTTCATTAGCACAAAAAATGGCTATGTGACAAATGATGGTGATGTCAATGAAGAATTTTGGCAATACATTCACAACATACTAGTCAAACCAGGTGTAATCAAATCAAATGATATTTCTTCAGGGTATCATTGTATGACAATACCATATCTAGAGCAGCAACTTAATCAAAGTTTGAAGAATTTAGGACTTGGGTGTGTTGATCTGATTTATCTTCACAATGCAGCAGAAGGTCAACTACAAGACATTCCAAAAGAAGAATTTATGAAGAAATTAAAAAATGTTTTCGAATTTTATGAAAAGCAAAGAAAAAGTGGCACTATCAGATATTACGGCATGGCAACTTGGGATTGTTTCAGAGTACCAAATGAACATCCGCAACATATCCTACTTTCAGATGTAATTAGACTTGCAAAAGAGGTAGGAGGAAACGAACACGGTTTTAGATTTATTCAACTTCCTTACAACATGTATCTTGATCAAGCTTTAATTTTGAAAAATCAGATTGTAAATGATTCTAAAGCATCAATATTAGAAACAGCAATAAATTTAGGAATAGGAGTTTTTGCAAGCGTTCCTCTTATGCAAGCAAAACTTCTCAAACCAAATACAATACCAGAATTTGGAAATCTACAGAAACCATCACATCGTGCATTACAATTTGTAAGATCTACACCTGGAATAATAGCTCCACTTGTAGGACAGAAAACTGCAGATCATGTTAATGAGAATCTCGAATTAATTAAAATCGAACCATTATCAAATACAGAGTTTACAGATATGATCAAGAAGCTATCTTCATAA